CCTGAATCCGCAATAATATAGTGTGGAGAGAAGGGTTCTAACTTTGAAAAAAGAGCAGGGAAGGCCTGACTATCATGAACATTTCCTGCCTCAACCGTATAAGCCACAGCCCAACCATGCTTATCACAAGCTACTTGGGCGGAATAGGCAAACACCTCCTTGTGTTCACCCTTGTGGAATCAACCACTTTCAGGATCTGTCATTGAGATTTTCTTTTCTTTAGCCTCGCTTTTTTTTGCGGGCTTTAAGGACTTTTTTTCGTGTTTTCTCCTATCTAAATCAATCTCAACTTCCAACCGATCACTCATAAATTTAACTTGTTGGTCTACCATTTCCTTACGATACTTGTGGCTGTTAGCTGCCGCTTTAATATGGGTTCCATCCACAAATAGTTCTGAAGGATCAATTAAGCCAGCACATAAAACTTGATTGAGAACCTATGAAAAAATCTCTGAAATGAGCTCTTTATCTTGAAAACGACGGCTGTAATTCTTCTCATAGGTAGTAAAATGAGGGACCTTGTCGTCTAAGGATAGTCCAAGAAACCAACGATAGGCCACGTTTACTTCAATGTCTTTAATGGTTTGGCGCATGGAGCGAATGCCATAAAAGCATTGAATCAAAGGGATTTTGACTAACATGACAGGATCGAGACTGGGACGACCATTATCGGGGCTATAGGTATCTTCTACCAAATCATAGATGAAGTCAAAATCAACCTCTGAGTCCACTTGTCGAAGAAAGTGATCTTTTGGCACTAATTCGTCTATCGTATAGAAGCCATATTGGCGTCGATTATAATCTGGTTTTTCTTTGTGAAACATAGGAAATACCTCACAACTCTTCTTATCTCTATTATACGAGGTTATACAAAGAAAAGCCCTTGGAAACTTGTGTTCCAAGGACTTTGTCTTCAATCTGAGGAATGTAGTTTTACTACATTCTTTTTTTGTTGTCCTATTTTCACTTTATAGTATTACGAAAAGCAATTTTCGTTTTTTATCACAAAGAGATATGATATAAGCATAAAACGATTAACTTTTAGGAGATCCTTTTATGAAATACTGGACTAAAAAATATTGGCTGGGTACGTTGACGATCTTATGTGCTCTCCTATTTGCAGGATGCTCTACTTCAACGACAAACAACTCAACGACTTCACAAGAAACAACTGCTGAAAAATCTATTACGCTTGATGGTACTTGGGAAATGACCGATGTGAAGACTACTTTAAGAAAATCATTTGTCCTAAGAGGTTCCGACCCAATAAAGTACGCTTATGCGATTGATGATTTAGAGGACTAGAAACCACAACTCGTTATTTCAGAAAATATAGCTATAATTTCACACGTTATTTCGAAAATCTGTATGAACATACTTATAAAAATTCTTTCCCAGATAAATCAGAATTCAAAACTGTTTTATACGAGGACTATGAAAAAGCAATTCCAATTTTTAAAGTGGCTCAAATCAAGATGGACAAAGAAACAAACCAATTTGATTTCTCTCTTCCTGATGGGACTGTCGATACAAGTAACAAAACGATTAATTTTAAAGAAACACCAATTCTTCTTATGACATTTTCTTTAGGACTGACCATGCAACCAAATCGTCCAATCACTTATCAATATGAATTGGATGGGGACACCCTCGTAATCAGTGCTAGAGGGAATAATGAGCGTGGCGTTTTAACAACAATGAAAATGACATTCAAGAAAGTAACAGAATAGAAAGGAGCCTTCACATGTATAAAAAAATGACAAAAAAATTAATTTCAGAACCTCCACTCTATTAAAATACTTCAGTACCCTTGGTTTGGTTCGGTTAGGAAGGAACGTACCCAAACTCGCTGATACTCGTAAAGGTAATAAGGAACGTACCTAAGCTTATATACTTCCCTTGTCAGGTTTGGTCCAATGAATTAAGTTTAGTAATAAATACATAACGCAGTGGTTGATTGGTATCTTTGTTCGCTCTTATAGCTCCAAAGAATACCTAATCAACTGTGCGGGGGTGAGACAATTGAAAAGGTTTGGGGAACCTTTTCAACCTAAGCCAAAAAATAAGGAAGCGAAGCAATTTTAAAAAATTGTTCTGTCTCACTCCCAGAAAAAAGCCACCGGTTTTGGTGGCTCTTATAGGGAGATTATTATGAAAAAGTTTTAGGAGTTTTATCATTCAAAGTTAGGAGGTCTTTGATGATGGTATTAGTATACGATAGGAAGCTTAAACTTTCCTTATAGTTTTTCTAAAAAAATTTTTTCGAGAAAAAGAGGAGGTCCCAAGCAAGGATTTCACATCCTTGTTTGGGTCACCCCTTTCCTCCTTATTTCTTAGCGATGGCATGGTAGCTAGTCTTGCTGGTGAAGACTTGACCTGCTCTCAAGATGACCTTTTCAGCTTGGTCACTGTGAATGGCATCTGGCACTGTTTGGAATTCTAGAGCCAAGCCATTGTGCTGAACCATTGGTTGCCCTTGCAGATGAACTGTTTTGTCTACGAAATTGGCTGAATATACCACCAAGGCTGGGGCTTCTGACTTGAAGGTCAAAAAACGTCCAGATGGCTGATGGTAAAGAAAACCAGCATTTTCATGCCCTTCTGGAAGAGCGAATGGATGGTCTAATCCTTCTACCAGGCGGATTTGCGGATCAGAGTCCTTAAAAAGATCCTCCAAGAGCATGGCTTGGTAGAGATGCTGAACAACCGGACTTTCTCTATCCACGGTCTGAAGAGGAACACCGTCTGGATGGATAGGGTAAAGCCCTTGATGGTTGATCTGAAAGACATGGTCATTGATCGGCTGGGTGAAGTTCCCAGATAGGTTGAAATAGCTGTGGTTGGTCGGGTTGACCAAGGTATCTTGATCCGTTTCTACCCGATAGGCAATCTCAAGTTCACCATCTTCCGTCAAACCATAGGTTACCCAGATTTTGAGATTTCCAGGGAAACCGCCGGTACCATCTGCACGCTCTGTATACAGAGTGATTTCCTGATCCGTTACCGACTCAACGCTAAACAAGGCACTGTCCCAGCCCGTTGGTCCACTGTGGTTGCAGTTGGTACCATTATTAGCTTCCAAGTGATAGGTTTGACCATTGAGTTCAAAGCTAGCTCCTGCAATCCGGCCAGCTACCGGGCCAATACTAGCCCCATATTTAGGGCTATTGCCCACATAGTCCTCAAAGCGATCAAAGCCTAGAATAATATTCGTAAACTGGTCTTCTTTATCAGGCGTCACATATTCTAAGATCGTCGCCCCATAGGTCATGACAGATAATTGGTAACCCTTGTCATTTTCGAGGCGATAAGCCCGAACCTCTTGATTCTGCCATTCCCCAAACACGCTTTCTTGATACTGTTTCACAAACCTTCTCCTCTCATTGTTTTTCTCCATTGTATCAGTTTCACAAGAAGAAACACTCCACTTTTTATAGAAAATTAGTGGCTATTCTTTATGAAATGGATGAATGATCACCCCTTGAACAACCCGATTGACAGTACCAGTTGGTGATGGCGTGTCTGGGCGATTTTGCACCTTGAGCGAAGTCAAGAGAGAAATCAACTGACCGTAGATAATGTATGGGAAGGCACGGTAGATATCTAGGGAGTCTGCTGATGCTTTCACCAACACTTCCCGTACATGCTCGATCCCTGCAGCTTGATCGGTTAAGAGGACAACTTGACGGGCAATCCGATCCCCTGCAACTTCTCGAACCAAGTCCAGATCATACTGACGGGTATAAGGATCAATGGCTCCAAAGACCAAGACGAGGGTCTGATCATTGATGAGGGATTTTGGACCGTGACGGAATCCGACAGGACTCTCATACATGGTTGCGATTTTGCCTGCCGTTAATTCCAAAATCTTGAGCTGGGCTTCATGGGCTAGGCCAAAGAAAGGTCCTGCTCCCAGATAGATCACGCGCTCAAAGTCTAGATCGACCACTTCCTTGACCGCACGGTCCTTCTCCAAGATTTGCTCAGATAGATCAACCAGCTCTGCTACTCGTTTTTCCTTGATCTCTTCCTCACTTGGATCAAAAACCAAGAGAGCTGTCAAAAGCATGGAGGTAAAGCTAGAGGTCATCGCAAAGCCGGCATCATTGGTTTCTTTAGGTTGGAGAAGCAAGAGATTGCGCTCATCTCCGTGGGCTTGCTGGGCCAGTTTTCCTTCTTCGGCACAGGTAATGGTGATCTGATAGAGCTCATCAACCAAGTCTTGGGCCAACTGCACGGTGGCGACACTTTCTGGCGAATTGCCACTCCGGGCAAAAGATACTAAAACAGTCGGAATCTCTTTTTTCAAATAGGTTTGAGGATGAGCTACGATATCCGTCGTCGCAATGGATTGAAAATTCCAGTGGCGTTCATCGTGTACTTCCTGCAAATATGGAACCAAGGTATCCCCCACATATGCTGAGGTCCCAGCCCCTGTCAAGATGACCTTGATATAGTCATGCTCTTGCCCAATCTTTTCTAAGAAAGCTTTTATTTCCGCTTTTCTTTCTTGGTACAAGCGAGCCGTTTCTTTCCAAACACTTGGTTGTTGGTAAATCTCACGTGTTGTGATCTCTGCTCCTAGCTCCTGCAAGTCTTCTTTTGTATAGTCTAACATAGAACCTGTTGTTCCTTTCTACAATCTAACGTTGATAAATGGGAAAGGAGCCTGAGATGATGCTCCCAGACTCCCATACCAACCTACTCATCTTCATCATCATCAAGGTTTGACAAGAGGTCATTGACCTTGACAATACTTTCTTTTGCACGTTCAGGGTAGTCCCCTTCATTACCAGTCAGGCTACTATTGATGAATTCGATAACCATCGGAAGATTCATCCCTGCGTATAAGTCAATCGCACGTCCTTCAAGGATCAAGCGGCTCACGGTGTTGCAAGGAGTTCCTCCCAAGAGATCGGCAAATACAATATAGTCTTCTAGACCTTGGACTGTTGCTTCTAATTTAGCAGTAAAGTCTTCTGGTCCTTCTTCTGGTAAGAGTGCAACCGTATGGATGGATTCTTGTGGTCCCATAATCATCTCTGTGCTCGCTTTGAGCTCTTCACAGAAGCGACCATGACTGACCAATACTAACTCTTTTGCCATACCTTACTCCATTATGCCATTCCAAAGAAGAAGTGGCCAAATGCTGAGAATGCGATTGCTGCAAGGATGATGAGCAAGATAGCTTTTGTAGAGTTCATACCCTTACGTCCAAGCAACCAGAAGATTACACCTGTGATGATAGCTGGTACCAAACGTGGGAAGATAAGGTTGAGCATATCTTGAATTTCAATCGCTTTGTCCCCAATGTGTGGAGCCCAAGAAACTTCAACACCAATCATGCTAGCAATCAAGGCACCAACCATGAAGATACCCAGAACGGAAGCTGCGTCGATCAAAGCTGTCAAGGTACTTTGCATGTTGTTGATGAGGTTAACCCCTTCTTTATAGGCAAATTCCAACTGTTTCCAACGGAAAATGTCATAAGCAACTGCCACAGCGATCCACAAGAAGATACCGGCTGGGTTTCCTGCAATAGCCAAAGTTGCTGCGATTGAACCCATAATAGCTGGTACCAATGATCCAAAGATTGAGTCCCCAAGAGGAGCGAATGGTCCCATGAGACCTGTCTTGATCCCGTTCACCGCATCTTTTGATTTGACACCATCTTTTTCTTCCAAAGCAAGGTCAAAACCAGTGATAATGGTGTGGAAGAATGGTGAAGTATTGAAGAATTGCGTATGCAATTTCATCATTTCTTTCAATTCTGGAGTGCCATCACCATACATTTTACGCAACTGAGGTAAAAGCATATAAAGGTAACCAGAAGCCTGCATCCGTTCGTAGTTCCAACCCAATTGGAAGGTGAAGAGGCTACGTTTGTTGATTTGTTTAAAATCTTCTTTTGTTAGTTTGTAATTAGAATTCGTCATCTTCAATTTCCCCGCTTTCTACATTGCTTGCTGGAGCAGCTACGACTGTACGTTGACTGTTTTTGAAGTGTTGTACTGCAAGGAAGATACCGATAATGGCAATACCAATCATAGATACACTCTTGAAGTTGTTAACAAAAGTAATAGCTTGTTCTTTTGGAAGTTTAGCGAACACATCAGAACCAACAATGCTAGACACTGCAGCACCAAGGCTTTGAACATTGCTATAAAGCACTGTCAACATTGCTGTTAAGCCAAATCCAAGTGCTAAGTAGTGAAGGTTACGACGAACAGGAAGGTAACGAAGCAAGATCGCAAATCCAAGACCTGGAAGCATTTGACCTGCGAGTTTCAGACCGTTTGCCAACCATTGTACATTAGCAAGACCTGTAACAACAGTTTCTACGAAAGTACCACCAAAGGCAAGAGCGAAGAAGACTGGAAGGGCACGAGAAAGAGCCCAAGGAACAGCACCAAGAAGGTAGTTGCGTTCAATTCCTTTATAGTCGTAACGTTCGATCGCAGCATCTACACGGTGAGCGAAGTAAGTTGTAGTCATACGACCAAGAATATCAAAGTATGTCAACAAAGTTGCTACCGGCACAGCGATTGTAGCAATAGCAAGCTCTGCATCAATCCCTTTTGCTACTGAGAAGGCAGTCGCAAGAACGGCACCAGAAGTGGCGTCAATACGAGAAGCTCCACCGAAAGTACCAACACCGAGCACTGTCAATTGAAGAGAAGCTCCGATAAATAGACCTGTCTTTAAATCTCCCATGACAAGTCCTGTAATGAAACCAGCAAAGACTGGTGATCCTGCTGATGAAACAATCGTCAACTCATCACAGATTTGATAAGCTGAGTACAAAGTAAGTAGTAAAATTTGCCACCATTGTATCATGACAATTTCCTCCTAAAAATTTTCTTTTACTTTAATAACTTCATAAAGTCTTCTGCAGTGTCGTTTGGCACCATCTGAGACGTAATCTTCACACCTTTTTCGTGGATCTTGTTGAAGTCTTCCACGTCCGCGTCCACCACATTGATCGAGCGGGTAATCGCGCGTGTCTCATCGGATTGAGACATATTGCCGACATTCAGCGTTTCAAGCTGAACGCCTGCTTCGATCAAACGAAGGAAACGATCAGGTTTGCGAGCTACGATAAAGAGTCGTTGGCTATCATATTTTCCAGCCAAGATATTTTCCGCAGCCTTTGCGACTGGCAAGATACTGAGCTTAACACCAGGTGGTGTCGCTAGTTTCAAGCCACTTTTTTCGATATCATTTTGAGCGACTTCATCATCGATCACCATGATACGTGAAACATTTAGTTTGGTAGTCCAAAGATTGGCTACCTGCCCGTGGATCAAACGTCCATCGATACGGCATCCTACAATAGTCATAAGTTTTCCCCCTTTACTTCTTTGAATGTAGGTTGTTGAACAAGTTGAAGTGTCTCTTGGTAACGCCCTTCTGTCTCAAAGACGATCAGGCTATTGGCTCCTTCTTTGAGAAAACCATGAGGCACATAAAGTGAAGTGGTCGGTCCGACCTCCCAGAAGCGGCCAAGGTTATGGCCATTGATAAAGACGACCCCTTTCCCAAATCCTGTCATATCCAGATAGGTGTCAAGGGTGTGGTCCAGCTGAAAATCATATCGGTAAAATGCTGGAGCACCTGCCTGCCATTCCTTTGTAAAATCGAGCTGACTGAGATCTTGTAAATCCAGTGGGTACTGCTTCCAATGAAGGTGGAAATGTAAATCCACACAGACACCTGTGCGAATGCCCTTGTGCTGGCTATCAGCCAAGAGCTTGTGCCCATAGTTTACACGTCCCATATTCTCAAGCAAGATTTTTAAATTCGTAACCGCTTTCTTTTTTCCTTTGATGAAAAGATCTTCACCGATCTCTGTTTGGTATTGCGTTGCTACATGTTGATCATCCAGGTAAATCTGTACCCGATCCCGACCATCAATGATGCGCAGTCTTTCTTCTTCCGCATCCAACTCAAGGTCTGTCTCATATAGGAGATAACCTGTGGTTTGCCCCAACTCTTCCATCTTTTCGGGATAAAGGCTGGTCTCGACTTGAGCCAAATTATCCAGATTCCCAAAAAGACTAGTCTTGGCCGCCAATTGCAAGGTTTGTTCTGGTAAACACTCTTTGATAAGTGGTTCTTGCTGTGGGTATTCCGAATAATAGGTCGCCATCATCTTTTGAATGGCATAATACTTCTCCGTCGGATTGCCCTGCTCATTGAGCAAAGCCCCATAGTCATAGGACGTCACCTGTGGCAAATCAAGCGTCCCCCGAGCTGAACAACCATTCATGAAGCCAAAATTGGTTCCGCCATGAAACATGTAGAGATTAATGGAGCCAAGCTCCAAGACCTCATGGACAGCTTCAGCCAACTCCTCTGGGTCCCTTTGAATCACAGGTTCTTTCCAGCGGGTAAACCAGCCATCCCAGAATTCCATACACATCAAGGGCCATCTCTTGCCGTATTCGTCAAAGAATTCTTTCATTTGACCAAAGTTATAGGCTGCTTTGGAACCGAAGTTTCCTGTCACGAAGAGGTCTTCTTCGATCAAGGTTCCTGCTCTTAGAGTTGCTCGCCATGGACCATCTGATGTAAAGAGAGGACAGGTCACGCCTTTTTCCTTCATCAAATCCCGAATGGCACGAAGATAATCCTTGTCTTCTCCATAAGAGCCGTACTCATTTTCCACCTGCATCATGAGGATTGGACCACCCTGATCCACTTGGTAGGGTGTTAACAACCCAAGCAAGCGATCATAATAACGATCCACTGCTTCGATAAAGGCTGGGTCTGATGAGCGAATTCGCAGGTCTTCTTCCAAGAGCCAAGCTGGCAATCCACCAAATTCCCACTCTGCACAGATAAAGGGCGACGGCCTTACAATCATGTAAAGTCCTAGGGACTGGGCTGTTTGAATGAAACGCTCTAGATCCAATCGGCCACTAAAGTCAAACTGCCCTTTGCGGGGTTCATGCGCATTCCAAGGAACATAGGTCTCAACCGTGTTAAAACCCAAAGCTTTTAGATTATACAAGGAATGATACCAGTCTGCTGGGTCAATACGGAAATAATGGATTGCTCCGGATAAAATCTTAAAGGGTTGACCTTTTAAATAGAAAGCATCGCGAATCTCAAAAACTCCCATAAACGCCCCCCTTTCTTATATGTAACCCTTTTCATTTATTAATATAATAAATTATTTGAAAAATGTCAACACTTTTATAAAAAATATGTTAAAATAGGGTTAAATAAGAGAAATCTAAAGAGAGGTAGCACTATGGCAATTCCAAAGTACCAACACATCAAAGATGATTTGAAGCAGCAAATTATCTCAGGAAAATTTGAAAATGGAGATAAATTTTATACGGAAGCTGAACTCATCAAAATTTATGATGTCAGCTCTATCACCGTTGTCCGTGCTTTGAACGACCTCGCCGCCGATGGCTACATTGTCCGTCAGCAAGGAAAGGGAACCTTTGTTTCTCGTGCTCGAAAACACAAACTGGTAGAATTTTCAGATGTTGAAACCTTCCCAATCCAAAAGGCTAAAGTCAAAGTTCTCTCTATTAAACGCGGAAATACCTTGAGTATCCTAGACAAGCTAGGCCTCAACCCAACGCAATTTTACTATAAGATCGAACGGACGCGCCAGACTGGGGATGATACCTATATCTTCCACCAAACCTATGTTCCTGAACAATACATCAATCCAAACTATCCAAATTTGGAATACTACAGCTCTATCTATGATCGCTTCAAAGAAGACTATCACATTCATATGAATGATGAGCACTTCGAAGAAGTCAACGAAATCGTCTTTCCTACACCAAGCAAGATTGCTAAAGTATTGAAGATCGACGAAAATTTCCCAACAGTCAAACAAGTGAAGACGACCAAGCTAGAAGCGACTGGTCAAATCCTTGAATACTCTGAAACCTATAAACGCGGTGACTACTACAAGATCAAGTTCATCTCCTGTGACCGCGATCACTAAGAACCAAAAAGACTGAGACATCTCGGTCTTTTTTATAGATCCAGTATAGCATGTTGAAAACAATTTCTAAAGACCTCTTTAAAAATATATATAATTAGTGATAGTTTAGCTATAAAAAGTTTAAAAAAGAGAGTAGGACAGAAATCGGTCATTCGTTAGAATTCGATTTCGTCGTCCCACCTCCGCACAGTTGAGTAGGGCTGTAAAAGCTGATGAAATCAGCGTAGTAGAGCCCACTCAACCACTGCGTCTTGCTCGACAATCCAAGAACAATTAAGAGGCTAGGACTTTTGTCCCAGCCTCTTTCATCTATTTTTCAAATTCCCGTTTTTAGTTGCGCCTAGTCTCCCAAACCGATGCGTTCGAAGATTTCATCCACCCGTTTGGTGTAGTAAGTTGGGTTGAAGATTTCGTCGATTTCTTCTTGAGTGAGGCGTGAAGTCACTTCTGGATCTGCCTCAAGAAGTGGTTTGAAGTCGACTTGGTTATCCCATGATTGGGCAGTCTTCGGTTGAACAAGGTCGTAAGCTTGCTCACGCGTCATACCTTTTTCAATCAAAGTCAGCATGGCACGTTGGCTGAAAATGAGACCAAAGGTTGAATTCATGTTACGGATCATGTTTTCTGGGAAGACCGTCAAGTTCTTGACGATATTTCCAAAACGGTTAAGCATG
The Streptococcus parasanguinis genome window above contains:
- a CDS encoding aldose epimerase family protein; translated protein: MKQYQESVFGEWQNQEVRAYRLENDKGYQLSVMTYGATILEYVTPDKEDQFTNIILGFDRFEDYVGNSPKYGASIGPVAGRIAGASFELNGQTYHLEANNGTNCNHSGPTGWDSALFSVESVTDQEITLYTERADGTGGFPGNLKIWVTYGLTEDGELEIAYRVETDQDTLVNPTNHSYFNLSGNFTQPINDHVFQINHQGLYPIHPDGVPLQTVDRESPVVQHLYQAMLLEDLFKDSDPQIRLVEGLDHPFALPEGHENAGFLYHQPSGRFLTFKSEAPALVVYSANFVDKTVHLQGQPMVQHNGLALEFQTVPDAIHSDQAEKVILRAGQVFTSKTSYHAIAKK
- a CDS encoding SIS domain-containing protein, with protein sequence MLDYTKEDLQELGAEITTREIYQQPSVWKETARLYQERKAEIKAFLEKIGQEHDYIKVILTGAGTSAYVGDTLVPYLQEVHDERHWNFQSIATTDIVAHPQTYLKKEIPTVLVSFARSGNSPESVATVQLAQDLVDELYQITITCAEEGKLAQQAHGDERNLLLLQPKETNDAGFAMTSSFTSMLLTALLVFDPSEEEIKEKRVAELVDLSEQILEKDRAVKEVVDLDFERVIYLGAGPFFGLAHEAQLKILELTAGKIATMYESPVGFRHGPKSLINDQTLVLVFGAIDPYTRQYDLDLVREVAGDRIARQVVLLTDQAAGIEHVREVLVKASADSLDIYRAFPYIIYGQLISLLTSLKVQNRPDTPSPTGTVNRVVQGVIIHPFHKE
- a CDS encoding PTS sugar transporter subunit IIA, with product MAKELVLVSHGRFCEELKASTEMIMGPQESIHTVALLPEEGPEDFTAKLEATVQGLEDYIVFADLLGGTPCNTVSRLILEGRAIDLYAGMNLPMVIEFINSSLTGNEGDYPERAKESIVKVNDLLSNLDDDEDE
- a CDS encoding PTS system mannose/fructose/sorbose family transporter subunit IID, which codes for MTNSNYKLTKEDFKQINKRSLFTFQLGWNYERMQASGYLYMLLPQLRKMYGDGTPELKEMMKLHTQFFNTSPFFHTIITGFDLALEEKDGVKSKDAVNGIKTGLMGPFAPLGDSIFGSLVPAIMGSIAATLAIAGNPAGIFLWIAVAVAYDIFRWKQLEFAYKEGVNLINNMQSTLTALIDAASVLGIFMVGALIASMIGVEVSWAPHIGDKAIEIQDMLNLIFPRLVPAIITGVIFWLLGRKGMNSTKAILLIILAAIAFSAFGHFFFGMA
- a CDS encoding PTS mannose/fructose/sorbose/N-acetylgalactosamine transporter subunit IIC; the encoded protein is MIQWWQILLLTLYSAYQICDELTIVSSAGSPVFAGFITGLVMGDLKTGLFIGASLQLTVLGVGTFGGASRIDATSGAVLATAFSVAKGIDAELAIATIAVPVATLLTYFDILGRMTTTYFAHRVDAAIERYDYKGIERNYLLGAVPWALSRALPVFFALAFGGTFVETVVTGLANVQWLANGLKLAGQMLPGLGFAILLRYLPVRRNLHYLALGFGLTAMLTVLYSNVQSLGAAVSSIVGSDVFAKLPKEQAITFVNNFKSVSMIGIAIIGIFLAVQHFKNSQRTVVAAPASNVESGEIEDDEF
- a CDS encoding PTS system mannose/fructose/N-acetylgalactosamine-transporter subunit IIB; this encodes MTIVGCRIDGRLIHGQVANLWTTKLNVSRIMVIDDEVAQNDIEKSGLKLATPPGVKLSILPVAKAAENILAGKYDSQRLFIVARKPDRFLRLIEAGVQLETLNVGNMSQSDETRAITRSINVVDADVEDFNKIHEKGVKITSQMVPNDTAEDFMKLLK
- a CDS encoding glycoside hydrolase family 35 protein; the protein is MGVFEIRDAFYLKGQPFKILSGAIHYFRIDPADWYHSLYNLKALGFNTVETYVPWNAHEPRKGQFDFSGRLDLERFIQTAQSLGLYMIVRPSPFICAEWEFGGLPAWLLEEDLRIRSSDPAFIEAVDRYYDRLLGLLTPYQVDQGGPILMMQVENEYGSYGEDKDYLRAIRDLMKEKGVTCPLFTSDGPWRATLRAGTLIEEDLFVTGNFGSKAAYNFGQMKEFFDEYGKRWPLMCMEFWDGWFTRWKEPVIQRDPEELAEAVHEVLELGSINLYMFHGGTNFGFMNGCSARGTLDLPQVTSYDYGALLNEQGNPTEKYYAIQKMMATYYSEYPQQEPLIKECLPEQTLQLAAKTSLFGNLDNLAQVETSLYPEKMEELGQTTGYLLYETDLELDAEEERLRIIDGRDRVQIYLDDQHVATQYQTEIGEDLFIKGKKKAVTNLKILLENMGRVNYGHKLLADSQHKGIRTGVCVDLHFHLHWKQYPLDLQDLSQLDFTKEWQAGAPAFYRYDFQLDHTLDTYLDMTGFGKGVVFINGHNLGRFWEVGPTTSLYVPHGFLKEGANSLIVFETEGRYQETLQLVQQPTFKEVKGENL
- a CDS encoding GntR family transcriptional regulator — encoded protein: MAIPKYQHIKDDLKQQIISGKFENGDKFYTEAELIKIYDVSSITVVRALNDLAADGYIVRQQGKGTFVSRARKHKLVEFSDVETFPIQKAKVKVLSIKRGNTLSILDKLGLNPTQFYYKIERTRQTGDDTYIFHQTYVPEQYINPNYPNLEYYSSIYDRFKEDYHIHMNDEHFEEVNEIVFPTPSKIAKVLKIDENFPTVKQVKTTKLEATGQILEYSETYKRGDYYKIKFISCDRDH